One genomic region from Croceicoccus sp. YJ47 encodes:
- a CDS encoding TMEM165/GDT1 family protein, producing MDAFLTSTLVVALAEIGDKTMLLAIVLATRFRRPFAIAAGIFLATIANHFLAALLGATAAAWLDSEWFRYGVAAGFVAMGLWTLIPDTFDEDDEPRSRGGAFVTTLIAFFLVEMGDKTQIATIALGAQFAATGWVTAGTTLGMMIANLPAIWLGDALVRRVSLKVVRTIAAALFLAIGIWLLAQTAGWLP from the coding sequence ATGGACGCTTTCCTCACATCGACACTGGTGGTCGCCCTCGCCGAGATCGGTGACAAGACGATGCTGCTGGCGATCGTGCTCGCCACCCGGTTCCGGCGACCTTTCGCCATTGCAGCGGGGATATTCCTCGCCACGATCGCCAATCATTTCCTCGCGGCGCTGCTCGGTGCGACGGCCGCGGCATGGCTCGACAGCGAGTGGTTTCGCTATGGCGTGGCGGCGGGTTTCGTGGCGATGGGCCTCTGGACGCTCATCCCCGACACATTTGACGAGGATGACGAACCACGTTCGCGCGGCGGGGCGTTCGTGACGACGTTGATCGCGTTTTTCCTCGTCGAAATGGGCGACAAGACGCAGATCGCGACCATCGCGCTGGGTGCGCAATTCGCGGCGACAGGATGGGTGACCGCGGGCACGACCCTCGGCATGATGATCGCCAATCTTCCGGCAATCTGGCTGGGCGATGCGCTGGTCCGGCGGGTATCGCTGAAGGTCGTGCGCACCATCGCGGCCGCGCTGTTCCTCGCCATCGGGATCTGGCTTCTCGCGCAGACGGCAGGCTGGCTCCCCTAG
- a CDS encoding extensin family protein, with protein sequence MSNRVPPMKFRRLPCISVAMALLLSACAGDAPAPSRDTRGTGTASGAQGDANVRQCRALLGDAGVAFTPAQDLFAGKGCDSTNAVYLQSLPSDDLRMSLSNLDRVYCPLADSFAGWARYGVNRAAEQIMGSPVTKIETFGSYSCRNVAGTGRRSAHSNAQAIDISAFVLADGRRVTVLDGWNGSRAEREFLRAVHQSACKRFGTTLGPDYNAAHRNHFHVEPGGGGFCR encoded by the coding sequence ATGTCGAACCGGGTCCCGCCAATGAAGTTCCGCCGCCTGCCGTGTATCAGCGTCGCCATGGCGCTTTTGCTGTCCGCCTGCGCCGGCGATGCGCCCGCGCCGTCGCGCGATACGCGCGGAACCGGCACGGCCAGCGGCGCACAGGGCGATGCGAACGTGCGCCAATGCCGCGCCTTGCTGGGCGATGCCGGCGTCGCCTTCACCCCGGCGCAGGATCTGTTCGCGGGCAAGGGCTGCGACAGCACCAATGCGGTCTATCTGCAAAGCCTGCCGAGCGATGATTTGCGCATGTCGCTGTCGAATCTCGACCGGGTGTACTGCCCGCTTGCCGACAGTTTCGCCGGATGGGCCCGCTATGGCGTCAATCGCGCGGCGGAGCAGATCATGGGCAGCCCGGTGACGAAGATCGAGACTTTCGGAAGCTATTCCTGCCGCAATGTCGCAGGGACCGGGCGGCGTTCTGCGCACTCCAACGCGCAGGCGATCGACATTTCCGCCTTCGTCCTCGCCGATGGGCGGCGTGTGACGGTGCTCGACGGGTGGAACGGTTCGCGCGCAGAACGCGAATTTCTGCGCGCCGTGCATCAAAGCGCTTGCAAACGGTTCGGCACGACGCTCGGCCCGGACTATAACGCGGCGCATCGCAATCATTTTCACGTCGAGCCGGGCGGCGGCGGCTTCTGCCGCTAG
- a CDS encoding GNAT family N-acetyltransferase — protein MEPIVTERLLLRPARMEDYPAHRAMELAPDFGLGPTTEHESWHRFQRMAGNWALQGYGMFMAFDRQTQEFLGNVGLSDFRRGIEGIDGYPEAAWVFTAAAHGHGFATEGAIAAHDWLDAHVSPRRTVCIISPDNARSLRVAAKLGYRSFGEGCHLGDTVVLLERVAMAG, from the coding sequence ATGGAACCCATAGTTACCGAACGTCTGTTGCTGCGCCCGGCGCGGATGGAGGATTACCCCGCCCATCGCGCGATGGAACTCGCGCCGGATTTCGGACTCGGCCCGACGACCGAGCATGAAAGCTGGCACCGGTTTCAGCGGATGGCGGGCAACTGGGCCTTGCAGGGTTACGGCATGTTCATGGCATTCGACCGCCAGACGCAGGAGTTTCTCGGCAATGTCGGGCTGAGCGATTTCAGGCGCGGGATCGAGGGCATCGACGGCTATCCCGAAGCTGCGTGGGTGTTTACCGCGGCGGCGCACGGGCACGGTTTCGCAACCGAGGGAGCGATTGCGGCGCATGACTGGCTCGATGCGCATGTCTCGCCGCGCCGGACGGTCTGCATCATATCGCCCGACAATGCGCGCAGCCTGCGCGTCGCGGCAAAGCTCGGGTATCGTTCCTTTGGCGAGGGGTGCCATCTCGGCGATACGGTCGTTCTGCTCGAACGCGTTGCGATGGCGGGCTAG